The DNA sequence GATCTCTGATTTGGGGTGAGTATGCGGTGCTATAGTAAGGAGAAGAATGTGATTTACCTTCAATCATGTGGGCGACGGAATCCTGAAAGAATTAGCCATGATCAAAATAGtagagagaaaggaggacATACAAAAGCGGTGACGCCAAGACCGCCTTGGAGGAGCTGTAGGTTGTTAGAATTGCTGTTGAACATGCTTCAATCTTTGTATATATAGTGGGTTGTATACGCACACCAAGGAGCCATGCAATCCCATCAGGCCCTATCGTTGTTATTAGTATCCAGAGATATGCCTTACTCGGGTAGTTAATAGAGATGAGGGTACATACATCCTGTCGTGTTAATGAATTCGCGAAACACGAAATACGCAGTGTTGTAATTCGGCGATGCGCACGCGAGGACCGTAATAGACACGAGGACAAAGCCGCCAATGGACCAGACAAAGGCACCGCGGTAGAGAAGCGGCAAGAAGGAGTTCATAAAGGCATTGATGACAAAGGATGCAAGAGTAAAGGCAATGTAGATGAGGAACTGGTGCCAGCGTTGAGGCTCGTAGCTCTAGCATGAGTGTAAGAAAAGTTGTCTTTAAAGGTGAAGACTTCATATAGGTACCTCGTGAGTGGCAGAAATGATACCGAGAATGAGCTGGCTGGATAATAGAGCGTTGGTGGCTACGAGGGCGACCTGTAGGTGGTTGGTGTTAGAGATTGATACTGATGTGCAATAGTGAAGAGGTCATACCCAGCCGGCGACGTTGACCCAGCCTGTTATCCACGACAAGACCGGAACCCATTTGGGCCACGAGACTGTACTCTTGTTAGAAGAAGCGTGGCATAAGCCGGTTAGAGAAAGACATACTTGCTGCAACCCAATGATATTGTCCGCCAGCGCTACAGATACAGCCAGGTATTGTTAGCAAAGCACACCCCAGTCCATCTCTTGCCCAGTATTGTCAAGGACTCACGTTGGATACGCCGACAGAAACTCAGCTAATGAGGCAGCGATACACAGGTTGCATATTCCCGCAGTGACTAGGCCTGTACACCCACACATGCACGTTAGTCAGGACAAGACGGCACAAAGGGGGGAACTAGATATGCATGTGCAAACGCATCTGCATACAACTTTGTTACTGACCCCAGACGACGCCGGTGCTACCTCCGGATGTTAAGCTGAGAGACAAGCTGGCAGAAAGAGCTGTCCAAGAGTTCAACACTGCGAATGCTAACCCCAGCATAGATCTAACCTTTGTAAGCCAATCATCTGAATTGAGAACGGAGGGAACTTTTGCCAGGGGGCTGGGCTCACAATGTGGAAAAGTTGCGATTCAGCTCCGGCTGGTGACCCATGGCCGCCAGCTGGGCGTCATCGCTATTCTCGTGTTTGGTATATTCCTCGCTCATCGTGGCACCTAGATGATGAGCAGCTATTGGATACTATTCCCTCCGTGTCTCATTCGGCAGGATTCTGGGGAGATCACAATGCGACGCAGGTGCCCTGCATTTGGGGGAGTggcagaggagaaggagggtgAATGAGGAGTTTATTGTTTTCTTACAGAGCGCGGTAACaaaagatggagacgatATACGGGGAAAGCATTGCAGGCATCGGCCAACTTCCTCACACTATCATATCATCACTGGGGGGGGTCCAATCGTGAAACTGGGTCGCATTTTTCGCCCATCAGATAAAGTAAACAATGTCTCATTTGATCAACATTCTGGGCTGGGGGACACAAGGCCGGACTCGGCGTGCGGAGAACATGGGTTGAGAAACCCCCGACTTCTCGTACTATTGCCGGGACAGGCAATTAGAGGGAGAGCAGTGCAGATGGACAGATCCGGTGTGATTGACCGACAAGGTGCTAGAGCTGCTTAGCCCACTGATAAAGGAAATCTAGCATGAGAGTCGATACCTGAGACTGGGATGGCTATCAGCCGTGTAGATAGGTATCTCGGCCGAGCCCCATGTAAGCCGTTGTTTAGTATCGAAACGTGGAGACGGCGTGGCTCTCCCCGCCCAGCAAGATGCGGGGAAATCGATAAGACGGCTCAAACTGGTTAGCAACTGGCATGTAACAGGAACGGAGAGCGCCGACGATTGTCGTTTTGGTAGGTTGTCTAATTGTAAACGCATGGCGGTGGAGTTTGGTGGCTTAATGCGTGTTGATCGCGTTGTGTTGGACGCagggcgtcaagggcgcGACCTCGGCTGCAAACTGCTCGtatggaagccattgctATCTGTTCGTTGTGCCTGTCTTTACTTATCTGTCGGTGGATATAGCACGTACGTATGTACCTATCCATAGATAACACTCGTGAGAATGGAAAAGTGGAATCGAGCCGCCGTACCTACGCGATGTTTATCGGCACGAGACTCCACGCCATGCTTTCCAGGGTTGCACTGATGGGTCAGATGCATGGAGATCGCCAGGTTTGTCACTAAAGCCGCGGGCTGGGCCTGACAGCTACATGTCGATGTGCATGCCGCGATACTCAGTTTGTCTACACGGGATACAGGATGCACATGTATAACCTCAATGGCACAGATGTGGGTGGGCTCATTTAGATAATAGTTCGTTTCGTATGCATGTCCAGCCGTGGATTTTACGTCATGGGTGCGAAGAGATGTGGTTGGTGATGAGTAGATAAGGGACGAGGTGAAGCTCTCGTGAGAGGAAATGTGTTTGAATAGTCCTCTCAAGGTAGCTTGAGCATTAAGTCGCCTTTTGGGGCTATGAAATATAGGGAAATATGTCGCCGAAAAGCTTCAAGCTGAGTGCTTTAGTTGTGCTTGCAGGATGGCTCCCATTGATATCCGCGGCACCGGCGAGTAATGGCGGCGATTCGACATGCAGGAAGACGTCTGTGGCGATATTGTGAGTATCTATACCAGAATCTCAAAGTTTGCTTAATTAGAGGCAAGTTTCACTAACATGTTTGCAGAGGCGCCGGAATGGCTGGCATCACCGCTGCTGTAAGTGCGATGAAGATACTTACGATATATGCCCTACCTATCCATAGGCAAATCAAGTACAGTCTTTACAAGCTTTAGTCTAACTTTGCTTATAGCAAGCCTTGCACAACGCCTCTGTATCCGACTTTGTCATTATCGAGTACCAAGATCGAATTGGCGGACGGGCGTGGCACGGCGACTTTGGCAAGAAAGCGGATGGAAGCCCGTATGTGATTGAGTATGGTTGTAATTGGGTACGTATTCCGAATTCGAATGCATAATTAAGTTGGCGATGAGAACGTACTGATGCCATAGAATGTTAGATACAAGGACTTGGAAATACTGGAGGTCCTCGTAAGTAATCATGAACTTTTTTAACAGCGATACATATTGGTCTTGATTACTGACAATACGCTAGAGAATCCGGTTGATTTGCTCGTACGTAGTGTCTTCCTCGCTGGACATGAGTTCCCCTACTGCAAAGTCTGTCTAACACTGGATCGATTCTCAGGCCCAGAAATACCACCTCGCCAACACTTACTCAGACTACGACTCCATCCTGACATACGATGAAACAGGATATTCAAATTACACTGATCTCATAGACGAATATAGCGATGCTTATGATACTGCCGCTGCAAAGGCAGGCCGATTTCTGGTCCAGAATTTGCAGGACGAAACTATGCGCGCAGGTCTTTCTCTCGCAGGATGGAATCCTAGGCATAGTGATatgaagaaacaagcagctGAGTGGTGGAATTGGGGTGAGTTGTCCCaaatagcagcagccattTGTGTCCATGTATAAAGAGACACGTTTCGCTTCTAGGTTGCATAACTGACGCCATCTAGACTGGGAGGCTGGATACTCCCCCGAAGAGTCATCCTTTGTGTTTGGCGTTGCGGGCGACAACCTCACCTTCAACCAATTCGGCGACGCCAACAACTTCGTCATCGACCAACGCGGCTACAGCGCAATCATCACCGGCGAGGCGTCGACGTTTCTAGCCAAAGACGACcctcggctgctgctcaacacTCAGGTCACAAACATTAGCTACTCTGACAGCGGCGTCACCATCTACAACCACGATGGCAGCTGCGTTTCTGCGGCCTATGCCATCACGACCTTTTCTTTAGGCGTGCTGCAGAGAGATACCATACACTTCTCTCCTGAATTGCCgcagtggaagaagagggcaatCCAGAACTTTGCCATGGGAACTTATACTAAAATCTTTCTTCAGTTTAACGAGACTTTCTGGCCAGAGGATACGCAGTACTTCCTCTATGCTTCACCCAACACGAGGGGATATTACCCCGTATGGCAGTCTCTTTCGAC is a window from the Trichoderma atroviride chromosome 5, complete sequence genome containing:
- a CDS encoding uncharacterized protein (SECRETED:SignalP(1-23)) — protein: MSPKSFKLSALVVLAGWLPLISAAPASNGGDSTCRKTSVAILGAGMAGITAAQALHNASVSDFVIIEYQDRIGGRAWHGDFGKKADGSPYVIEYGCNWIQGLGNTGGPQNPVDLLAQKYHLANTYSDYDSILTYDETGYSNYTDLIDEYSDAYDTAAAKAGRFLVQNLQDETMRAGLSLAGWNPRHSDMKKQAAEWWNWDWEAGYSPEESSFVFGVAGDNLTFNQFGDANNFVIDQRGYSAIITGEASTFLAKDDPRLLLNTQVTNISYSDSGVTIYNHDGSCVSAAYAITTFSLGVLQRDTIHFSPELPQWKKRAIQNFAMGTYTKIFLQFNETFWPEDTQYFLYASPNTRGYYPVWQSLSTEGFMPGSNIIFATVVDDESYRIERQTDQETKAEAMEVLRQMFPNVTIPEPIAFTYPRWTSEPWSYGSYSNWPPGTTLLAHQNLRANTGRLWFAGEATSAEYFGFLHGAWFEGREAGAQVAALLQGRPCVQYGDDRLCGERIHYETLTGTSPLSQYSILNGWAVSSLYDGGDD